Genomic segment of Bernardetia sp.:
TATGCTTTAACCAGTTTTTAATCTGTTGAGGTTCTAACTTTTTTGAAAGTTTTGGAGGCAAGAAAGGCAAACGAAGGCGATTTTCCATGTTTTCGAAGTAAACGACTTTATACTTTTCCTTGTAAGGAATAGTAACAAACTTTTGCATCATACTTTCTCTATATTCTGAAACTAAATTGGGTAAAAGAGTATAAAATTTTTCGGCTTCCTTCCAATATGTATCATCCGTTAGATAGGAACGGATTTGTTCAAATTCTTGGCTTTTCTTGAGTTCTTCTTCTGCATATTTTATTTCATTATACTCTATGCGTTTTTTTAGTAATTTTTTTTCAGTAGCCGTTTTCCAATTTTGAGCAGCTAGTGGTTCGTGTTTGTTATAAATTTGATAGGTGTCTTCTATCATTTTGATTACTTTTTCTCTCTTTTCAGACTGAATTTTCTGTTGTTCTTTCTCATTTTTCCACCAAATTAAGCTAAATAAAAATATTCCTTGAGTAATTCCACTCATTATTAAACCAATCCAAAAAGCTTCAACAACAAACAGAATGGTAAGACCAATTACTAGCCAAATAGAAAGAAAAATAAAGCTAAATTTGAATCTACCATCGCCAGCGAAGACTCCTCCCATAAAAAAGAAGACTACACCAAATAAAATAAATGTCCAAATTTCTTTACTTCCTAGTTTCTCAAAACCTTTTGGTGCAAAGTTATTTCCTAGTTTTTGGGTAAAGTTAGTTGTGAGTTGGTCTAGGGCAGAATAAAAATCTTGATTTTTGAGTAAAGGTGTGATTTGATTGAGCCACGCTGTTAGTTCTTCTTCTGTGATATATTTTTTGATTCCTTTTCCAATTTCTATTTTTATTTTTTGCTCGTTTGTTGCTAAAAGTATTAATACGCCATTATTTTTTTTTGCTTGCCCAATTCCCCATAAATTAGCTACTTGTAAACTTAGTGTATCTATCGGATAATTTTCTAAGCTAGGAATCGTAATAATCTGTATTTGTGTAGTTGTCCTTTGATTATATTCGTGTAGTTTTTCTCTTAATTGTCCCTCCTTTTTTTCTGAAATGATGGAAGAGTAATCTCTCATCAAATCAAAATCAGTTGGTTTTTTCCATAGTGATTCAATTCCCAAGTAGTTTTGAGCAACTACTTGTCCTATACTTAAAATAAAGAGAAGAGTAAGTAATAATTTTTTCATGGCTGTAAAAGATTAAACATTACTAATTACGCTAAATTGGTTGTTTTTTTAAATAAAATGCATTTTTCTAAAGCAAGCAATAAAGCAACATTGTGTAATTATAACAAAAAAACTATAGCCAAACCTTTTTAGTAGAAAATTATATAGGTTCAAGGTTAGGAATTTCGATATAAAAGAGAGAGCCTTTACCAAATTCAGAGCTTACTTTTACATGCCCATTTATTTTTTGGAGCGTTTCTTTCAAAATATATAGTCCTAAACCAGAGCCTTTGCTTTCTTCATTGGCTCTATAAAACATATCAAAGATTTTTTTTTGATGTTCTTTTTCTATTCCTATGCCGTTATCTTGGATGGTTATACAGGCTTTTTCTTTATAAACATTTCCAGTTATTTTGATAAAACGAAACTTTTTACTTTTGTCAGAATATCGGAAAGCGTTGGATATAATATTATTAAAAATAATTCCTATACGATATTTATCAGCATAAAATTCTTCTTCTTGATGAATATTGATGCTGATATCTATTCCTTTTGCTTCTGGCAAATATTCAAATTCTTTAATCAGTTCGGTTATATATTCTTGCCAGTTTGTTTGTTGTGGTTTTATTTCGATGCGAGAATTACGAGAATAATCTAAAATATCCTTTATGAAAGAGTCTAGCTTCAACAGACTTTTTTCTTTTAGTGATTCATAGTGTTTCAATTTTTCTGTATCAGTTTCTAGCTTTGAAATATTGATAAGTCCTAAAACAGAAGAAATTGGCGCACGCAAATCGTGGCTAACACTATAAACAAAGTTATCTAATTCTTTATTGGTCTTTAAAAGCTCTGTGTTTTTATCAATAAGGATTTTTTCTGACTCCAAAAGTTTATTGAAAATATTCTGATACGATTTTATAAGTACCCAAACTACCACAGGCAAAATGAGCAAAAGAAGAATCATATTCACTTTTCCAAAAATTTTTTCGTGTTCGGAATTAACTTGAGGAAGACGAGGAAATATATCAAAATCAAACAAAACAAGCATTAGTGCTAAGGCTAAAGGCACAACTGTATGGAAGATTATATATTTCTTATAGCGTATATTGAGTACCGAGGGCAAGAGTAAGATAGAAACAAAAAAGAGAAAATGCAGATTACTATTTCTTCCAACAGCACTAGAAAAATAAAAAGTAGTAATATTAAACCCTAATAAAAACCAGTGTGCTGCCTGTTCTGTACCTAAATATTCTTTGATGATAAGTGTCATAAATAGGTAGAAAACTACAATCAGCCAATACCATAAGTTTTGCCATAAGCCTAAGTAAATATCTGGAATAAAACTCAAGGTTACCGATATAAAGAGAAAGAAGACCAAATAAGTGATATTCTTACTACGCTCTTGGCGTTCGTTTTCCAAAAAAAGACGAATGGCATTTTTCATTTTTCTTACAAAAAAAGATAAAGGAACAACTTACTCTAGTTAAAATAAAAAACTATAATAAACATCTTGTGCTAGAAAAAGCAGACTTTCAAACAGAATACTATAATTGGGGAATATATGTATTTGCCAAAGTTTTACTTCCTAAAGATAATCAGAATTTAGTTTAATCTATAACAATCAAATCATAATCTTTCTGTATATTGCTTATTGATTTTTGTAATAAAAGTATAATAAAATAAAATGCCAGCAAAAGGACTAAATATGAACATTGTTTTACTTACTGACTTTGGGTATCAAGATGGTTTTGTAGGAGTAATGAAAGGTGTTATCAAATCAATTTCTCCACACGCAAATTTGATAGATTTGGCGCACTCTGTTCCAGATTATGATATTTTGCGTGGCGCATTGCTTTTAGAAGCTCATTATAGTTATTTTCCGAAGGGAACAATTTTTTTGTGTGTCATTGACCCAGGGGTTGGGAGCGACAGGCAGCCTATCATCGTAAAAAGTGGAGGGTATTATTTTGTTGCACCTCACAATGGAATTTTGGACTTGATTACAGCCCTTGAAGATGTAGAACAATGTATTGAAATTACGAACAAAACCTATATGCTTGAAAGTGATGCTAATAGCTTTCATGGAAGAGATATTTTTGCACCAGTAGCAGCTCACCTTGCCAACGGAATTTCTATGGAAAATATGGGAGAGGAAATTCATTATGATTGGTTTCTTAATTATCCATTCAGTACTTACAATGAAGAGGAAAAAATGGTAACAGGCGAAATACTCTCTTTTGATAAGTATGGAAACGCACTAACCAATCTTAGAGCTAGAAATAATATAAAATATGGTAAAATATTAGAGCAAAATGCAAGGTTTTGTAATTTTTTCTTGGAAGGTAGCGACAGATTACCCAATCTTATCAATGGCTCTTTTGGGAGAGTAGAAATATTTGTTCCTGAAGAGAGTGCTGAAAAACAGCTGCGTTTGCGTAAAGGCGATGAGGTAATTTTGTACTTAGAATAACTCTTTCATGACTGACTGGCTACTCAAAATAAAAGAAATCGTTTGGTTACAAATTTTTATAATTTATACTCGTTACCTCATAGGAGGCACTTTTGTTTTTGCAAGCCTAATAAAAATAAAAGGACTGCGTTTTACTACCAATAGTGGTGCAGATGCTCCCATTGATTCGGCTTGGCATTTTTTCGAAACAATGTATCAATCAGGGTTGTATTGGCAATTCTTGGGTTTTGGGCAGCTTGTGGCTGGGTTTTTCTTAATGACACAACGTTATTCAAAACTAGGAGCAGCACTTTTTTATCCTATTATCCTTAATGTTTTTGTAATCACACTTTCTTATGAGTTTGGTGCAACACCTCTCATCACAGGTCTGATGCTTTTGGCAAATACTGTACTTCTTTTTTGGGAATGGAATAGCCTAAGAATATTTTTTAATCAATCTCTCATCAGAGACAACCCAAATAGAATAGAAAACAACCTCATTTGGCAATGGCTAGGTTTGTTTTTGTTTGTCTTTACAACTTCTTATAGAATCTATACGAATAAATATGATATGTTCTTTTGGTTGGGAACATGTTTTTTAATAGGGCTAAGTGGATTTGTTGCTTGGCTTTGGAAAAGCAAATTCAAAACGCAAACTGTATAGGCTTGCGTTTTGAATTTTTGATTAGAGTATTGGACATGAACAAATATTTGTTGATGTTTTAGCGCAATACCAACAATTTTTATCTTATGTCTAGCACTCTAATTTTTGATATTTATGCTTTCTTCTTATAGATTTTTTTAGTGTCTTCGCCTTCTTTCATCAAGACTAATTTATCATCAGTAATTTCTACGATGGTGTAGTTTACAGGAGCTTTCTCTTTTCCTGCTTTACTATCCCATTCCATCATTGTGATAGTTTTGCCATCATCAGACATTGTCCAATAGCCAACTACAGAAGAAGAAATTAAGCCCTCACCTACTTTTCTTTTATAAGAAAATTTGCTTTTGTTTTTTTTATCCCTTGAAAAAGTAAGCGTTTCGGCAGCAAAATCAGCTATTTTTCCGACATCTCCCTTTAGCTCAATATTTGATTTGATACCAGAAGCATCTTCTACGTTTTCAGAACCTTTTGCAAGGTTGGCATTTACATCATATTTCCAAGAAGAAGCCATTAGTTTCTCTCCTTCGGCTGGTATTTTTGCCTTTTTGCTTCCACAAGAAGAAAGATTAAATGATAAAAATAATACAGCTACAAAAGCAGTCAAGAGGTTGAATTTAAGATATGTTTTCATGAAAATTAAAAGTTAATTGATAAATAAATTTGATTAATTTTTGAGAAGATTTTTATTCCCACTCATGGCATTTTGATATATTTTCTTTTTTCATTAGGTAACCAAACTCACCCCTTCCACTAAAAAGGGTTTTGTCTCCGCTCATTTCGAAAAGACTCGGAATTTGGTCAATGGCAGTAAAATTCCAAACTGTTCCATTTACTTTTTTGAAAAGTCCGATAGGAATAATTTCTACTGTTCCGTTTGGACGTTCGATAGCAGCCCATCCACTTGTTGCATAACCGATGACTGGATGAGGCCATTTAGCATCTTTTACTTCACTGGGTGTATCTGTATGGACGAACTTCAATAGCTTTCCATATTTTCCGAAGCCTTCTAGGTTTGAAATCATTTTTCGGTCGTCTCTACAAGCCTGTGGCATTGTTGCTTCAATACGTCTTTGGAGAAGTTTATCGAAAAGTGATTGAATTTCAGAGCGACTTGCTTCATTCATTTCAAAAACAAAAGTATTATAACCTATTTCAGTATTAGTATTTGCCATTTTATCTCTT
This window contains:
- a CDS encoding TPM domain-containing protein, translating into MKKLLLTLLFILSIGQVVAQNYLGIESLWKKPTDFDLMRDYSSIISEKKEGQLREKLHEYNQRTTTQIQIITIPSLENYPIDTLSLQVANLWGIGQAKKNNGVLILLATNEQKIKIEIGKGIKKYITEEELTAWLNQITPLLKNQDFYSALDQLTTNFTQKLGNNFAPKGFEKLGSKEIWTFILFGVVFFFMGGVFAGDGRFKFSFIFLSIWLVIGLTILFVVEAFWIGLIMSGITQGIFLFSLIWWKNEKEQQKIQSEKREKVIKMIEDTYQIYNKHEPLAAQNWKTATEKKLLKKRIEYNEIKYAEEELKKSQEFEQIRSYLTDDTYWKEAEKFYTLLPNLVSEYRESMMQKFVTIPYKEKYKVVYFENMENRLRLPFLPPKLSKKLEPQQIKNWLKHIISNNNLESIYPAKLKTKDQRKQEREFLKQTLKTLEDPSTDAINLFLNLRNHWEYANTKKTSVNSLLNSYKSQNNKYSSSKNTSQDNDDDDYYRDNNSNNSSHTGYGGGSFDGDGAGSDF
- a CDS encoding S-adenosyl-l-methionine hydroxide adenosyltransferase family protein codes for the protein MNIVLLTDFGYQDGFVGVMKGVIKSISPHANLIDLAHSVPDYDILRGALLLEAHYSYFPKGTIFLCVIDPGVGSDRQPIIVKSGGYYFVAPHNGILDLITALEDVEQCIEITNKTYMLESDANSFHGRDIFAPVAAHLANGISMENMGEEIHYDWFLNYPFSTYNEEEKMVTGEILSFDKYGNALTNLRARNNIKYGKILEQNARFCNFFLEGSDRLPNLINGSFGRVEIFVPEESAEKQLRLRKGDEVILYLE
- a CDS encoding sensor histidine kinase, translated to MKNAIRLFLENERQERSKNITYLVFFLFISVTLSFIPDIYLGLWQNLWYWLIVVFYLFMTLIIKEYLGTEQAAHWFLLGFNITTFYFSSAVGRNSNLHFLFFVSILLLPSVLNIRYKKYIIFHTVVPLALALMLVLFDFDIFPRLPQVNSEHEKIFGKVNMILLLLILPVVVWVLIKSYQNIFNKLLESEKILIDKNTELLKTNKELDNFVYSVSHDLRAPISSVLGLINISKLETDTEKLKHYESLKEKSLLKLDSFIKDILDYSRNSRIEIKPQQTNWQEYITELIKEFEYLPEAKGIDISINIHQEEEFYADKYRIGIIFNNIISNAFRYSDKSKKFRFIKITGNVYKEKACITIQDNGIGIEKEHQKKIFDMFYRANEESKGSGLGLYILKETLQKINGHVKVSSEFGKGSLFYIEIPNLEPI